The sequence CTTAGGGTTTGTGTATTCGTAGTGCGGTAATCAAGGAATGGTAAGTTAGGGTTTTCTTTGTTCTCGATTGGTGGTGAATAGTGAAATGCTAATgtcgaggatgatgatgatgatgattttgattttgatttcgagACCTCTACAATGTAAACAGAATCCGCTTTGATTCGTTTTAGGAATTGTGCTTATTTTGCATGTTGGTCCGTCGACGCAAGTGTTGTTAGTTGTTAAACAGCATGATTCAATCATCTGGGCTTAtgtgcttttctttttccttaaaatttatgcttctttttctttgttcacaGTTGGATTAGCGGATTAGAAATCAATTTTGCGAGAGTCGTGCTCATCAAATTTGTTGTTAATGGTAAGAACAGAGAGGATAACTGATTGCATTTATACGCTTCCTTTGAATGTAGATCATAGCATAAATGTCCAGTTGTAGTTGTCTCAcagttcgttttttttttttttttgtaaatgctATGCGTCCAGCATTAATATGGAAGTCTTCCttatactgttttttttaatttactcttCTTTTAAGAACTTATATTTCAGTAAATTTTCCCTTTTATGCTCATTTAATTCActgattttgtgaaaaaaaaaagagttcttcatttttattcttcttttcgtTGCTAACATTCTCTCTTTGTTATGCCTGAAGGCTGATAGAAGACTTGGTTATCGCTCCATGGGTCGCAGAGGTCGTCCTAAAATGCAGTCTGGAACTTGTAATGTCTGCTCTGTTCCTTGTTCATCTTGCATGCACCGTAATGCGGGCTTTACCGGTTCAAAGTCGGAAGAGTCATCAGATGAAAACTCCCATGGTGTACTGGCGAGCGAGTGTTCTTTCAACGAGCGTTCTTATGGGGTTAATGCTCTCCGGAACACTGCAAGTGAAGCGAGCAATCTGGTTAATTTTAATCATGATACTTCTTCATCTGAGAATGCTGAGAGTAAGGAAATTTTAAGATCTTCTGATATATCCCATGCCCCACTTTTAGATGGGTCTCACAAAGATCAAGATTCCATGAAGTTGGATACATGTAATGACCATAAGGCCAAAAACATTCTAGGGCAGGGAAAAGTCAAGGAAAAGTCAGGAGCAAAGAGTAACAAAGACAACAAGAACAATTCTTTAATTGAGAGTTCTACGCGTTCAGGGCCAGTGGTTAGGAAGTCGAGAGAAAATGTTCCCTCCAATAAGGCAGACGAATCAAACACATCAGCCATgtctgagagtgagagtgaggGTGCTGATTCTGAAATGCTGGAACTTGATGTAAGCAATGCTGTTTTGTCTCATATTAGGAGGAATTAGAGAACACATCTATTTTGTTGGCTGAATTTGTGCCTCTGTTCCTGTTTGTTTCAATGTTTACTTTTATCTCCTAGTGACAAAAATCTGAAGTGAAATTGTTCTCTATAATGTTGAGCAGGTAAAAGTATGTGATATTTGCGGAGATGCGGGTCGTGAGGATTTACTGGCTATCTGCAGCAGATGCAGTGATGGCGCAGAACACACGTAAGCCTGCTTCTGTTCatgggaaagaaaaaacatcaaGTAAATTTTGGCCAATTGCCATCTAGGATTTATCCTTGACCTTAATATTGGTGAAGTTAAGTAAATTGGATTATCCTGttattaataactaataactGAGCACCATTTCTGTGCTAACTGTATAGTTGTGTTATCTTTTGCTCAGATATTGCATGCGAGTAATGCTTAAAAAGGTTCCTAAGGGTGATTGGCTTTGTGAGGAATGCAAGTTTgcagaaaagaagaagctaggTAAAGCTGAATTATATACTATCCATGATATTAGTGCAAAACATCAGGAACTTGGTTGTGAACTTGGTTTTGTTTAACGAATCTGAGTTTAAACGTGCAGaaaccaagggaaaaagagaaagtgcAGTAAATTTGAATACACAAAGCTCCAGCAAAAGGCACATAGACAAATTTGAGGCAGCTCCTGATTCTAAAAGATTGGCGGTTGAGGCTCCAACAGGGTCACCTAAGAGATCTGTTCTTCCCAGATCGTCCACTTTATCCCGAGAAACGTCATTTAAGGGTCTAGAGAAGCCAACGAGAAAGCTAGCTCATCACTCATCTTTCAACAGCCACTCCAGTGATGACTCAGAAAGCACACGATCTCCTGACTCTCAGCTTCGGTCCCCTAAAGGTAGGAATTATCGTACGATTTTCTCAAGGGTGTTCTTCCTTGTCTAGTTTGCTGTACTTCTGGTTCATATATGATAAGGTTGTATAATATTACCTTGTTTTCTATATGTATAGGTTCATTTTTCAAGTCCAATTCGTTTAATTCTTCGAGCTCTAGACCAAAAGTGAGACCAGTGGATGATGTTATGCTTCCTCGACAGAAGATTGGGAAAGACAATTCTTCCCTTGATGTAAAAGAAGGATTTTCTAGAAATGCAGGCAAATCAATGTCAAGTAGATGTATAGACGTAGGGAGCTCTAGTTGTTATGACTCAAAAGTTAATGGTACAAAGCAACTGAAAGATCGGAGCATAGAAGCTAACCCTTCAGCATCCACAATCGATCAGAAACTAATTTCACGTGGCCGTTCGTCCAGTTCATATGCAAAAAGTCCCCGTGATTTGAAGGATTTGGATTCTGATGGTCAACAAGGTAGCTTGACAAAGCAAGCCAGACATCTAAGTCGAAATCGTCTAGAAGATATAGTTGCTTCTGGTACGATTTCCACTGTTATCGGTTATGTTTTTCACTCCATTAGTAAACAGTTATATGCGTTAAAGATATCATGATTGACTCCTTGGGATTTATTTCTCACCTATGCAGTGGGAGATTCATCTACGAATGAAAAGTGCAGTTCAAGTGAAGCGAAATGTAAAAATGAACTGGCAAATGTAGATGGTTTACTCCGGCCTCGGGAAGTCAGAGAGGCGGGGGAGAAAAGCAAAGATGCTGTTGGTAATCACCAAACGCTAAGTATTATGGAGGATAATAATAAGGGCAATAGGTTGCGAGCAGCGGTTGATGCTGCTCTGCGTAAAAAACCCAGCTTTGGGAAAAGCAGAGGGTTGGAGCAATCTGATTTGCCTTCAGTGTCTAATGTGGATTCTGGTTGTGATAAGGCTTTAAGAAATATGTCCTCAAAGGTGCCGGTCATAAGAGATTGGCCTGTGGGATTCAAAGGATTGCCAGGAGGGCATCCAGATTTACGGACAGACAAGCAGACAATTGCAGTAAATGGAACGCAGTCACTCGCTGGTTCTGATGCAATGGCTGCTTCCCAATCTGTTGTGCCCGAAGTTCATGTTCCTTCTATAAAACCTGTCATGAGAGATTTGCCTGTGGTTGCCCCAGCTGTTCTGTCGACAACCTCAGCCATCCCAGAGCCTGAGTACNGTTTTTCACTCCATTAGTAAACAGTTATATGCGTTAAAGATATCATGATTGACTCCTTGGGATTTATTTCTCACCTATGCAGTGGGAGATTCATCTACGAATGAAAAGTGCAGTTCAAGTGAAGCGAAATGTAAAAATGAACTGGCAAATGTAGATGGTTTACTCCGGCCTCGGGAAGTCAGAGAGGCGGGGGAGAAAAGCAAAGATGCTGTTGGTAATCACCAAACGCTAAGTATTATGGAGGATAATAATAAGGGCAATAGGTTGCGAGCAGCGGTTGATGCTGCTCTGCGTAAAAAACCCAGCTTTGGGAAAAGCAGAGGGTTGGAGCAATCTGATTTGCCTTCAGTGTCTAATGTGGATTCTGGTTGTGATAAGGCTTTAAGAAATATGTCCTCAAAGGTGCCGGTCATAAGAGATTGGCCTGTGGGATTCAAAGGATTGCCAGGAGGGCATCCAGATTTACGGACAGACAAGCAGACAATTGCAGTAAATGGAACGCAGTCACTCGCTGGTTCTGATGCAATGGCTGCTTCCCAATCTGTTGTGCCCGAAGTTCATGTTCCTTCTATAAAACCTGTCATGAGAGATTTGCCTGTGGTTGCCCCAGCTGTTCTGTCGACAACCTCAGCCATCCCAGAGCCTGAGTACATTTGGCAGTACGGTTTTCGTTCCCTTTTCTTGAAGATCTCTTTTCTGGTTTAATTGCTTGCAGATTAACCTTCTACTTCTTTTGACCAGAGGAGACTTGGAGGTCCAGAAAAGCAGAAATTTATCAACAATGCATAACGGAATGCAAGCATACCTTTCAACCTTAGCATCACCTAAGGTTGTTGAAGTGGTGAACCAATTTCCTGTAAAACTTACCTTGAATGAAGTACCCAGGCTCAGTGCATGGCCTGCACAATTTCAAGATATAGGTGCTAAGGAACAGCATGTggctcttttcttctttgccaAGGACATTGAGAGGTAACTACAATGTACCTGTATTTTGTTTCATGTGGTTATTCTGGTTTTGGTAGCTTCAATGTTTTATTTCCTAATCTACTGACggaaaatataaattgttgcTTGTGACACACAGTTATGAGAAAAATTATAAGCCCTTGGTAGACAACATGATCCAAAAAGATTTGGCCCTAAAGGGAAACCTCGAGGGTGTTGAGCTTTTGATTTTTGCCTCCAACCAGCTTCCTCGGGATTGCCAGCGTAAGAATGTTAACTAGAACTCTTTCACTTCGTGAACATATGTTTTGTTGCAAGTTCCACTGTTCTGAAT comes from Camelina sativa cultivar DH55 chromosome 19, Cs, whole genome shotgun sequence and encodes:
- the LOC104763913 gene encoding uncharacterized protein LOC104763913 isoform X1 — its product is MADRRLGYRSMGRRGRPKMQSGTCNVCSVPCSSCMHRNAGFTGSKSEESSDENSHGVLASECSFNERSYGVNALRNTASEASNLVNFNHDTSSSENAESKEILRSSDISHAPLLDGSHKDQDSMKLDTCNDHKAKNILGQGKVKEKSGAKSNKDNKNNSLIESSTRSGPVVRKSRENVPSNKADESNTSAMSESESEGADSEMLELDVKVCDICGDAGREDLLAICSRCSDGAEHTYCMRVMLKKVPKGDWLCEECKFAEKKKLETKGKRESAVNLNTQSSSKRHIDKFEAAPDSKRLAVEAPTGSPKRSVLPRSSTLSRETSFKGLEKPTRKLAHHSSFNSHSSDDSESTRSPDSQLRSPKGSFFKSNSFNSSSSRPKVRPVDDVMLPRQKIGKDNSSLDVKEGFSRNAGKSMSSRCIDVGSSSCYDSKVNGTKQLKDRSIEANPSASTIDQKLISRGRSSSSYAKSPRDLKDLDSDGQQGSLTKQARHLSRNRLEDIVASVGDSSTNEKCSSSECSSSEAKCKNELANVDGLLRPREVREAGEKSKDAVGNHQTLSIMEDNNKGNRLRAAVDAALRKKPSFGKSRGLEQSDLPSVSNVDSGCDKALRNMSSKVPVIRDWPVGFKGLPGGHPDLRTDKQTIAVNGTQSLAGSDAMAASQSVVPEVHVPSIKPVMRDLPVVAPAVLSTTSAIPEPEYIWQGDLEVQKSRNLSTMHNGMQAYLSTLASPKVVEVVNQFPVKLTLNEVPRLSAWPAQFQDIGAKEQHVALFFFAKDIESYEKNYKPLVDNMIQKDLALKGNLEGVELLIFASNQLPRDCQRWNMLYFLWGVFRGRKQSCSNPLKSTPLPASCVLPNIGKASSSRETFHHENPSNRESLTDRTSSRMQLCMEEENAKEGKVCSAIQKEKALSVSYGDCGADEETEEGEIGPSPQLKDEKTSAPRTVNSSDMNQKVDLDYLNKERLCDGPLNKKLKTVTGVETGCSFFRRDTFGNEFASRKSCAGPCEEEKKIIKKKSDATERIVFPSDMNDGKEDDDEMIDSNPRALGSDNNKWRGVKKTTPSKTTMTGVVLPSMAGTTSIEEHRSSSSLKPQDKMVNQEGDAASLSLSLSLSSIEKERQQQHQQQQQQNRRSVSRWEHRKKQNVNTPM
- the LOC104763913 gene encoding uncharacterized protein LOC104763913 isoform X2, which translates into the protein MSALFLVHLACTVMRALPVQSRKSHQMKTPMVYWRASVLSTSVLMGLMLSGTLQVKRAIWLILIMILLHLRMLRAKNILGQGKVKEKSGAKSNKDNKNNSLIESSTRSGPVVRKSRENVPSNKADESNTSAMSESESEGADSEMLELDVKVCDICGDAGREDLLAICSRCSDGAEHTYCMRVMLKKVPKGDWLCEECKFAEKKKLETKGKRESAVNLNTQSSSKRHIDKFEAAPDSKRLAVEAPTGSPKRSVLPRSSTLSRETSFKGLEKPTRKLAHHSSFNSHSSDDSESTRSPDSQLRSPKGSFFKSNSFNSSSSRPKVRPVDDVMLPRQKIGKDNSSLDVKEGFSRNAGKSMSSRCIDVGSSSCYDSKVNGTKQLKDRSIEANPSASTIDQKLISRGRSSSSYAKSPRDLKDLDSDGQQGSLTKQARHLSRNRLEDIVASVGDSSTNEKCSSSECSSSEAKCKNELANVDGLLRPREVREAGEKSKDAVGNHQTLSIMEDNNKGNRLRAAVDAALRKKPSFGKSRGLEQSDLPSVSNVDSGCDKALRNMSSKVPVIRDWPVGFKGLPGGHPDLRTDKQTIAVNGTQSLAGSDAMAASQSVVPEVHVPSIKPVMRDLPVVAPAVLSTTSAIPEPEYIWQGDLEVQKSRNLSTMHNGMQAYLSTLASPKVVEVVNQFPVKLTLNEVPRLSAWPAQFQDIGAKEQHVALFFFAKDIESYEKNYKPLVDNMIQKDLALKGNLEGVELLIFASNQLPRDCQRWNMLYFLWGVFRGRKQSCSNPLKSTPLPASCVLPNIGKASSSRETFHHENPSNRESLTDRTSSRMQLCMEEENAKEGKVCSAIQKEKALSVSYGDCGADEETEEGEIGPSPQLKDEKTSAPRTVNSSDMNQKVDLDYLNKERLCDGPLNKKLKTVTGVETGCSFFRRDTFGNEFASRKSCAGPCEEEKKIIKKKSDATERIVFPSDMNDGKEDDDEMIDSNPRALGSDNNKWRGVKKTTPSKTTMTGVVLPSMAGTTSIEEHRSSSSLKPQDKMVNQEGDAASLSLSLSLSSIEKERQQQHQQQQQQNRRSVSRWEHRKKQNVNTPM